The Algoriphagus sanaruensis genome window below encodes:
- a CDS encoding DinB family protein, which yields METSNYLKRLKDLTSQTEPKFGQMTAQHMVEHLALTLKLSYGKVKIPEFEVQEKHLQQKFLLLRTEMEFPRGVRIPGTSGELTDLRYPDFETATGELIKSFEVYLEYFKNNPHSKTWHPRFGPLDFEEWEIFHAKHIQHHFSQFGI from the coding sequence ATGGAAACATCTAACTATCTCAAACGTCTTAAAGATCTAACCAGTCAGACTGAACCTAAATTTGGTCAAATGACTGCACAGCATATGGTTGAGCACCTTGCACTTACCCTTAAACTTTCCTACGGAAAGGTTAAAATCCCTGAGTTTGAAGTTCAAGAAAAACATCTTCAGCAAAAATTTTTACTCTTACGAACTGAAATGGAATTTCCGAGAGGAGTAAGAATCCCAGGGACATCAGGAGAACTTACAGATTTGAGGTATCCTGATTTTGAAACTGCCACCGGAGAGCTAATCAAGTCATTTGAGGTCTATTTGGAATACTTCAAAAACAATCCCCATTCAAAAACTTGGCATCCAAGATTTGGGCCTTTAGATTTCGAAGAATGGGAAATTTTTCATGCTAAACACATTCAGCATCATTTCAGCCAATTTGGAATTTGA
- a CDS encoding DUF502 domain-containing protein, which translates to MSFTYRRVISYFFRGLLFLTPLAITIYVIYQIFLFLDNLIPVPIPGIGILMVLGLITFVGYLASLFFTKPLFDWFERAVFKIPLVNLLYTSIKDLMGAFVGEKKKFSSPVRVQVSESVFRLGFITQEDLTILGEPDLVAVYFPHSYNVSGNVFLVKREKITPLKGVKSSDVMKFMVSGGVSPLE; encoded by the coding sequence ATGTCCTTCACCTATCGGCGAGTGATTTCTTATTTCTTCAGAGGGTTATTATTTCTAACCCCTTTGGCGATCACTATTTACGTGATCTATCAGATTTTTTTATTTCTGGATAATTTGATTCCTGTTCCAATCCCTGGAATTGGTATTTTGATGGTTCTGGGTTTGATTACGTTTGTGGGCTATTTGGCTAGTCTGTTTTTCACAAAACCCTTATTTGATTGGTTCGAACGGGCGGTATTTAAGATTCCTTTAGTAAACCTGCTTTATACCTCAATAAAAGATCTGATGGGAGCTTTTGTTGGGGAAAAGAAAAAATTCAGTTCACCTGTTCGTGTTCAGGTTTCTGAGTCCGTATTTCGATTGGGCTTTATTACTCAGGAGGATTTAACAATTCTCGGCGAGCCGGATTTGGTTGCTGTTTATTTCCCACACAGCTATAATGTCTCAGGAAATGTCTTCTTAGTGAAGCGAGAGAAAATCACTCCTTTGAAAGGAGTGAAAAGTTCAGATGTCATGAAGTTTATGGTTTCTGGCGGGGTGTCACCTCTTGAATAG
- a CDS encoding 3-keto-disaccharide hydrolase, with the protein MKKLVFSLVVTLMWCQSSFSQQGKWIELFNGKDLDGWKISENPQSFSVVDGTIKIDGPRGHAFYDGSVGNHDFANFELMVEVKTMPKANSGIFIHTTYQETGWPNKGYEIQVNQTHGDWRKSGSLYSFNDVREVYVEDGEWYTYHIIVKGDQATVKINDKVVMEYDESEDQNRPANAGEKKFDHGTIALQAHDPESVIFYRSVKIKLLD; encoded by the coding sequence ATGAAAAAGCTTGTATTCAGTTTAGTAGTTACTCTTATGTGGTGTCAATCCAGTTTTTCCCAGCAAGGAAAATGGATTGAGTTATTTAATGGAAAAGACCTTGATGGTTGGAAAATTTCAGAAAATCCACAGTCGTTTTCTGTAGTAGATGGGACTATCAAAATTGACGGGCCAAGAGGCCATGCATTTTACGATGGTTCTGTAGGCAATCATGATTTTGCCAATTTTGAATTGATGGTGGAAGTAAAGACAATGCCAAAAGCTAACTCTGGAATTTTTATCCATACTACATATCAAGAAACAGGCTGGCCAAATAAAGGGTATGAGATTCAAGTTAACCAAACTCATGGCGACTGGAGAAAGTCTGGAAGCCTTTATTCATTTAATGATGTGAGAGAGGTTTATGTCGAAGACGGTGAATGGTATACCTATCATATAATTGTGAAAGGTGATCAGGCTACGGTCAAAATCAACGATAAAGTGGTCATGGAATATGATGAATCTGAAGATCAAAATCGACCTGCCAATGCAGGTGAAAAAAAATTCGATCACGGAACGATTGCACTTCAAGCGCATGATCCTGAAAGTGTGATTTTTTACCGAAGTGTGAAAATCAAACTTTTAGACTGA
- the nqrE gene encoding NADH:ubiquinone reductase (Na(+)-transporting) subunit E: MELFSLGIRSIFIDNMIFAYFLGMCSFLAVSKKVSTALGLGAAVVFVLAVTTPVNWLLNEFVLKEGALTWASEDLASIDLSFLRFIMFIAIIAAMVQLVEMIVEKFAPALYGQLGIFLPLIAVNCAILGGSLFMAQRDYTLAESAVYGFGSGVGFMLAIVALAAIRERLKYSHVPNGLKGLGITMLLTGLMGIAFMSFMGIDL; the protein is encoded by the coding sequence ATGGAATTATTTAGCTTAGGAATTCGGTCGATCTTTATCGACAACATGATTTTCGCCTACTTCTTGGGAATGTGTTCTTTCTTGGCCGTTTCGAAGAAAGTAAGCACCGCTTTAGGTCTAGGAGCTGCAGTAGTATTCGTATTAGCTGTAACTACGCCTGTAAACTGGCTTTTAAATGAATTTGTCCTCAAAGAAGGAGCTCTTACTTGGGCGAGTGAGGATTTGGCATCTATTGATCTTTCTTTCCTTCGATTTATCATGTTCATTGCGATTATTGCCGCAATGGTACAATTGGTTGAAATGATTGTTGAGAAATTTGCTCCTGCTTTATACGGTCAATTGGGGATCTTCCTTCCCTTGATTGCTGTAAACTGTGCGATTCTTGGAGGCTCTCTTTTCATGGCTCAGCGTGATTATACTTTGGCTGAATCTGCTGTTTACGGATTCGGTTCAGGAGTTGGATTCATGTTAGCAATCGTCGCTCTAGCAGCGATTAGAGAGCGTTTGAAGTATTCTCATGTTCCTAACGGGTTGAAAGGTTTGGGTATTACCATGCTCTTGACTGGTTTGATGGGAATAGCTTTCATGTCTTTCATGGGCATCGATCTTTAA
- a CDS encoding NADH:ubiquinone reductase (Na(+)-transporting) subunit D, which translates to MSTETVEKALVKKPAEPLFSKRRKKLVTDPLIDDNPITIQVLGICSALAVTTQMKPTLVMAISVIFVVAMSNFVISVMRNTIPSRVRIIVQLAVVATLVTLVSEVLKAFAYDMYKELSVFIGLIITNCIVMGRLEAFALGNKPYDSVLDGLGSAMGYSWIILTVAFFRELWGSGSVFGIPVFEYISSLFGPDFKLATNGLMVTPVGAFIILGLIVWVQRTKTGYVEH; encoded by the coding sequence ATGAGTACTGAAACTGTAGAAAAAGCCCTTGTAAAAAAGCCGGCTGAACCACTTTTCTCAAAGAGAAGAAAAAAATTAGTCACTGATCCCTTGATCGACGATAACCCGATTACGATTCAAGTATTGGGAATTTGCTCTGCATTGGCTGTGACTACCCAGATGAAGCCAACTTTGGTTATGGCTATCTCCGTAATTTTCGTTGTTGCCATGTCAAACTTTGTGATTTCGGTCATGCGTAATACGATCCCAAGCCGAGTTCGTATTATCGTGCAGCTTGCTGTAGTAGCAACCTTGGTTACTCTGGTATCCGAAGTATTGAAGGCTTTTGCTTACGATATGTATAAAGAACTTTCCGTATTTATCGGATTGATCATCACCAACTGTATTGTTATGGGACGTCTTGAAGCTTTTGCTTTGGGAAATAAGCCATATGATTCAGTTTTGGATGGTTTGGGTTCTGCAATGGGTTACTCTTGGATCATTTTGACTGTAGCTTTCTTTAGAGAACTATGGGGATCTGGTTCTGTATTTGGTATCCCGGTTTTCGAATATATCTCAAGCCTTTTTGGACCTGATTTCAAATTGGCTACTAATGGCCTAATGGTAACGCCTGTTGGAGCTTTCATCATCCTTGGATTGATCGTTTGGGTACAGCGTACCAAAACAGGTTATGTAGAACACTAA
- the nqrC gene encoding NADH:ubiquinone reductase (Na(+)-transporting) subunit C, which yields MQQSNTYIIVFSVVLTVILGLLLSGTAQVLGPWQQEAIALDKKKQILGAVISAEEIGAMSPEQINQFYTSRISSNVVDITGKEISGVEAEKVEIAKDYKKPADQRQYPVFMFHAEGNPDDVESYIFPLYGAGLWDAIWGYIALETDMNTIAGITLAHAGETPGLGARITEGDVQARFVGKKIFDESGALVAVQMQKGEGKDYSSDDHKVDGMSGATITGSGVNNMLKAYLGHYESYIKSKSSNQALAGLN from the coding sequence GTGCAACAGTCTAATACCTATATTATCGTCTTTTCGGTTGTATTGACGGTAATTCTTGGATTACTTCTTTCGGGCACAGCCCAAGTTTTAGGTCCTTGGCAGCAGGAAGCGATTGCTTTGGATAAGAAAAAGCAAATTCTTGGTGCAGTAATCAGTGCTGAAGAGATTGGTGCTATGAGCCCAGAGCAAATTAACCAGTTCTATACTTCTCGAATTTCTTCTAACGTAGTAGATATCACAGGTAAAGAGATCTCTGGAGTGGAAGCTGAGAAAGTTGAAATTGCTAAAGATTACAAAAAACCAGCGGATCAGCGTCAGTATCCAGTTTTCATGTTTCATGCAGAAGGAAACCCTGATGATGTAGAATCTTATATTTTCCCACTTTATGGAGCGGGTCTTTGGGATGCGATTTGGGGATACATTGCATTGGAAACTGATATGAATACCATTGCAGGTATAACTTTAGCTCACGCTGGAGAAACTCCAGGTTTGGGTGCCCGAATCACTGAAGGTGATGTTCAGGCAAGATTCGTTGGAAAAAAGATATTTGACGAATCTGGAGCCTTGGTAGCCGTTCAAATGCAAAAGGGCGAGGGAAAAGATTACTCCTCTGATGATCATAAAGTCGACGGAATGTCCGGTGCAACTATTACGGGCAGCGGTGTAAATAATATGCTTAAGGCGTATTTAGGACATTATGAGTCTTATATCAAATCGAAGTCGTCAAACCAGGCTTTGGCTGGTCTTAATTAA
- a CDS encoding NADH:ubiquinone reductase (Na(+)-transporting) subunit B, with product MKALQNLFDSIKPNFEKGGKWEKFHTLYEGHRTIAFAPDLVTKAKGAQIKDATDLKRIMITVVIAMVPALLFGILNIGHQHFIATGEGSTWVDQAIFGALAVLPTLIVSYAVGLATEFTFCVIRNHPVSEGYLVSGMLIALVMPPFIPLWQVALATIFAVVIGKEVFGGTGMNILNVAMTARAFLYFAYPAQISGDQVWTYLGDKAAVDGFSGATALGVAYGASVEGTPVAEALATHNASLGGDFSFMNMFMGWIPGSIGETSTLMALVGAVILVATGVASWKIIVGGFSGAYVMGLVMNALAVNEYMAMPAHYHLVMGGLAFGVVFMATDPVSAAQTELGKWIYGILIGVLTVIIRVTNPAYPEGIMLAVLFMNVMAPLIDYYVVKANKTRRLQRATV from the coding sequence ATGAAGGCGCTACAGAATCTCTTCGACAGTATTAAACCAAACTTCGAAAAAGGTGGCAAATGGGAGAAATTCCACACACTTTACGAAGGACATAGAACAATTGCTTTTGCACCTGACTTGGTGACTAAAGCGAAGGGAGCTCAAATTAAAGATGCTACCGATCTAAAGCGAATCATGATCACTGTGGTGATCGCGATGGTACCGGCATTGCTTTTCGGTATTTTAAACATTGGTCATCAACATTTCATCGCCACTGGTGAAGGTTCAACTTGGGTGGATCAAGCGATCTTTGGAGCTCTTGCAGTTCTCCCTACCTTGATCGTTTCCTATGCCGTAGGTCTTGCGACCGAATTCACATTCTGTGTGATTCGTAATCATCCGGTCTCTGAGGGATACCTTGTGTCTGGGATGTTAATTGCATTGGTGATGCCTCCATTTATTCCTTTGTGGCAAGTAGCCCTAGCGACCATTTTCGCTGTGGTTATTGGTAAAGAAGTTTTTGGTGGAACAGGAATGAATATCCTGAACGTAGCCATGACCGCTCGTGCTTTCCTTTATTTTGCGTATCCAGCACAGATTTCAGGTGATCAAGTTTGGACATATCTAGGCGATAAGGCTGCTGTGGATGGATTTTCAGGAGCTACTGCTTTAGGCGTTGCCTATGGTGCTAGTGTAGAAGGAACTCCAGTAGCGGAAGCTCTGGCTACACACAATGCTTCATTGGGTGGAGATTTCAGTTTTATGAACATGTTCATGGGTTGGATTCCAGGTTCAATCGGTGAGACCTCAACCTTGATGGCATTGGTAGGTGCTGTGATTCTAGTCGCTACAGGAGTAGCAAGCTGGAAGATTATTGTAGGAGGATTTAGTGGTGCTTATGTGATGGGTCTTGTCATGAATGCGCTTGCTGTTAATGAATACATGGCGATGCCAGCCCACTATCACTTAGTTATGGGAGGCTTGGCATTTGGTGTTGTATTTATGGCGACTGATCCTGTTTCTGCAGCGCAAACTGAGCTTGGGAAATGGATTTATGGGATTTTGATCGGAGTACTTACTGTAATCATCCGTGTGACCAACCCAGCTTACCCTGAAGGAATCATGCTTGCAGTTCTGTTTATGAACGTGATGGCTCCTTTGATCGATTATTATGTAGTAAAAGCTAACAAAACAAGGAGGTTACAACGTGCAACAGTCTAA
- a CDS encoding Na(+)-translocating NADH-quinone reductase subunit A yields MSKIVKLKKGFDLKLAGKAPLEHINLPAVQTFAIKPTDFPGIQRPKVLVNEGDTVKAGTPILIDKAMDQVIYAAPVSGEIVEIKRGEKRKLLEIKILADQTISYEEFGKIDLNQDRDALAAKLASCGVWPNVIQRPFGVVANPAETPRAIFISGFDSHPLAPDFGFTLAGEENYFQAGIDALAKLTSGKVHLSVDGSKSVPSIYSGIKNAEIHQFSGPHPAGNVGTQIHHIAPINKGELVWTVTPIGVVQIGKAVLEGVYDASKVIVLTGSELTKTGYVKTFVGANVSSFVKGNLNSGHVRVISGNVLTGEKVPMEGYMGFYHNQVTVIPEGDYEEFLGWLKPSSAKLSFHKAIGMLSFLNKGEFKVDTNTHGEERPFVVTGVFEKVMPMDILPTYLFKAIISEDFDEMEELGLYELVEEDVALCEFVDPSKNDLQGLVRNGIELLMYS; encoded by the coding sequence ATGTCTAAAATAGTCAAGCTTAAGAAGGGATTTGACCTTAAGCTCGCCGGTAAAGCTCCTTTGGAGCATATTAACCTGCCAGCAGTCCAGACCTTCGCTATTAAGCCAACGGATTTTCCGGGGATTCAACGCCCCAAAGTCCTTGTGAACGAAGGAGATACCGTAAAAGCCGGTACTCCCATCCTGATCGACAAAGCAATGGATCAGGTCATCTACGCAGCTCCAGTTTCCGGCGAAATCGTGGAAATTAAGCGAGGCGAAAAGAGAAAACTCCTAGAAATCAAAATTTTGGCTGACCAAACCATTTCCTACGAGGAATTTGGAAAGATCGACCTGAATCAAGATCGGGATGCTCTAGCCGCTAAGCTCGCAAGCTGTGGTGTATGGCCAAATGTCATCCAAAGGCCATTTGGTGTTGTGGCAAATCCTGCCGAAACCCCAAGAGCTATCTTTATCTCTGGATTTGATTCTCACCCATTAGCTCCGGATTTCGGGTTTACACTTGCCGGCGAAGAGAACTATTTCCAAGCTGGAATTGATGCACTTGCGAAATTGACCTCAGGAAAAGTTCATCTTTCTGTAGATGGATCCAAGTCTGTTCCTTCGATTTACTCAGGCATTAAAAATGCCGAAATTCATCAGTTTTCAGGACCGCACCCAGCAGGCAACGTAGGAACTCAAATCCACCATATCGCTCCAATTAACAAAGGAGAATTGGTTTGGACTGTAACCCCAATTGGGGTAGTTCAGATTGGTAAAGCAGTGTTAGAAGGCGTTTATGATGCTTCTAAAGTGATTGTTTTGACTGGTTCTGAATTGACCAAGACAGGATATGTGAAGACTTTCGTTGGAGCGAACGTTTCTTCCTTCGTGAAGGGCAACCTTAATTCTGGTCACGTGAGAGTGATTTCTGGAAATGTGTTGACTGGAGAGAAGGTTCCAATGGAAGGCTACATGGGTTTCTATCATAACCAAGTAACTGTAATTCCTGAGGGAGATTACGAGGAATTCTTGGGCTGGTTAAAGCCATCTTCTGCCAAACTAAGCTTCCATAAGGCTATTGGAATGCTCTCTTTCCTCAATAAAGGAGAATTTAAAGTGGATACTAATACCCATGGTGAAGAAAGACCATTTGTGGTAACAGGGGTGTTTGAAAAAGTAATGCCTATGGATATTCTTCCTACCTATTTGTTCAAAGCAATCATTTCAGAAGATTTTGACGAAATGGAAGAGTTAGGACTTTATGAATTGGTGGAGGAAGATGTTGCCCTTTGCGAATTTGTCGATCCTTCGAAGAATGACTTACAGGGGTTGGTTAGAAATGGGATTGAATTATTAATGTACAGTTAA
- a CDS encoding 4-hydroxy-3-methylbut-2-enyl diphosphate reductase codes for MQVTIDKNSGYCFGVEFAIKMAEDEMENSDQLYCLGDIVHNDMEVKRLREKGLVVIDREQLQELNDCKVLIRAHGEPPETYKTAIKNNIELIDASCPVVLKLQHRVKTAFDKMERDNGQIVIYGKKGHAEVIGLTGQTLEKAIVVMEDADLEKIDFSRPVTLFSQTTKSTKGFYELSQKIEERIKAAKGELTALDFNANDSICRQVSNREPQLQKFAQENDVILFVSGKKSSNGKALYQVCLSENPRSYFVESETEVDPTWFHPQDRVGICGATSTPMWLMEQVKAHVESMEEKLLEA; via the coding sequence ATGCAGGTGACCATTGATAAAAATTCGGGATACTGTTTTGGAGTAGAGTTTGCCATTAAAATGGCAGAAGATGAAATGGAAAACAGTGACCAATTGTATTGTTTGGGAGATATTGTCCATAACGATATGGAGGTCAAAAGGCTCCGGGAGAAGGGTCTTGTGGTGATTGATCGAGAGCAATTGCAAGAGTTAAATGATTGTAAGGTGCTGATTCGTGCGCATGGCGAACCGCCTGAGACCTATAAAACAGCCATTAAAAATAACATTGAGCTGATTGACGCTTCTTGTCCTGTGGTACTCAAATTGCAACATCGAGTTAAGACCGCCTTTGATAAAATGGAACGGGATAATGGGCAAATCGTCATTTATGGGAAAAAAGGTCACGCAGAAGTGATCGGTTTAACCGGGCAAACTTTAGAGAAAGCGATCGTGGTCATGGAGGATGCAGATTTGGAAAAAATTGATTTCAGTCGTCCTGTCACGCTTTTCAGCCAAACTACAAAAAGCACCAAAGGCTTCTACGAACTTTCCCAAAAAATAGAAGAACGAATCAAGGCCGCCAAGGGCGAGCTCACTGCGCTAGATTTCAATGCAAATGATTCGATTTGTCGGCAAGTTTCCAACCGGGAGCCTCAGCTACAAAAGTTTGCACAGGAGAATGATGTGATCCTTTTTGTATCTGGGAAAAAAAGCTCTAATGGAAAGGCGTTATACCAAGTTTGTCTGAGTGAAAATCCACGAAGTTATTTTGTGGAAAGCGAAACAGAAGTGGACCCAACGTGGTTTCACCCCCAAGATCGAGTTGGAATTTGCGGAGCTACTTCTACCCCGATGTGGCTAATGGAGCAAGTGAAAGCCCATGTGGAATCTATGGAAGAAAAACTTCTGGAGGCCTAG
- the cmk gene encoding (d)CMP kinase: MGKIVIAIDGYSGCGKSSTAKAVAKALGYTYIDSGAMYRAATLHFLNHYLSPSVPQEVDKALKTLDISFQINPDTLRQETYLNGLLVEDEIRAMRVSERVSEVAAVKEIRKALVAQQQKLGKHKGVVMDGRDIGSVVFPEAELKVFMTADLETRAARRQQELLEKGDMVDLKEIQTNLSERDRIDSSRAESPLIKMNDAVEIDTTNLTFEEQVAQIVHLAQKAIEKE, from the coding sequence ATGGGCAAAATTGTCATCGCAATAGATGGGTACTCCGGCTGCGGCAAGAGTTCGACTGCCAAAGCTGTAGCTAAAGCACTGGGCTATACTTACATTGACTCTGGAGCAATGTATAGGGCAGCTACCCTTCATTTTTTGAATCATTATCTTTCTCCATCCGTACCACAAGAGGTAGATAAGGCATTGAAAACTCTGGATATTTCATTTCAAATTAATCCCGATACTTTACGCCAAGAGACCTATCTCAATGGGTTATTGGTGGAAGATGAAATTCGGGCAATGCGAGTATCAGAGCGCGTGAGCGAAGTAGCTGCAGTAAAAGAAATTCGAAAGGCGTTGGTTGCACAACAACAGAAATTAGGGAAACACAAGGGGGTGGTCATGGATGGAAGAGATATCGGTTCTGTAGTTTTTCCTGAAGCTGAGCTTAAAGTTTTCATGACCGCTGATTTGGAGACTCGGGCAGCGAGGCGACAACAAGAATTATTGGAAAAAGGGGATATGGTGGATTTAAAGGAAATCCAAACCAATCTTTCTGAACGGGATCGCATCGATTCTTCTCGTGCAGAAAGTCCTCTGATCAAAATGAATGATGCGGTAGAAATAGATACAACAAACCTGACTTTTGAAGAACAAGTGGCACAGATCGTGCACCTTGCCCAAAAAGCCATCGAAAAAGAGTAG
- the ade gene encoding adenine deaminase translates to MKLQGKLVQIEARKITPVEIEFNSGKIQSIRPIEENSSLPFIMPGFIDAHVHVESSMLVPSEFARLAVVHGTVATISDPHEIANVCGMQGVEYMIENGKQVPFHFFFGAPSCVPATPFETAGGEINADDIENLMSRSEILYLAEMMNWPGTVHRDPLVMEKIRISKKYGKPIDGHAPGLMGELAEKYVSAGPSTDHECFTSEEALGKIKLGMKISIREGSAAKNFEALIGLIDEYPEMIMLCSDDKHPDNLAISHINELAARAIAKGKDVFDVLKAACLNPIAHYSLPVGQVLEGDPADFILVKDLEKFEVLATYVTGQKVAENGKTLIPRINNEVINNFNTSLKRPEDFQLSASSTKVLVIEALDGQLITPEIEGEILIRDGFAESNPEKDILKITVVNRYQDAPPAGAFIKNFGLKTGAIASSVGHDSHNIIAVGIDDESICRSVNLLIEAKGGISAVSGEKEEVLPLPVGGIMSPEDGYQVAEAYTRIDRMAKEMGSTLNSPFMTLSFMALLVIPDLKLSDKGLFDGKRFEFVEVFQ, encoded by the coding sequence ATGAAACTTCAGGGAAAATTAGTCCAAATCGAAGCCAGAAAAATCACACCGGTGGAGATCGAATTCAACTCAGGAAAGATTCAATCAATTCGACCTATTGAGGAAAATTCCAGCCTTCCATTTATTATGCCTGGTTTCATTGATGCACATGTCCATGTAGAGTCTTCCATGTTGGTTCCTTCCGAATTTGCCCGACTTGCAGTGGTGCATGGAACTGTAGCAACCATCTCCGATCCACATGAAATAGCCAATGTTTGTGGCATGCAAGGCGTAGAATACATGATCGAAAATGGCAAACAGGTGCCCTTTCACTTTTTCTTTGGAGCCCCTTCCTGTGTTCCGGCTACTCCTTTTGAGACAGCAGGCGGCGAAATCAATGCCGATGATATTGAAAATTTGATGAGCCGTTCTGAAATCCTCTACCTCGCTGAGATGATGAACTGGCCCGGAACAGTCCATCGAGATCCACTCGTGATGGAGAAGATCCGAATTTCAAAAAAATACGGCAAACCCATCGACGGACACGCGCCCGGCCTGATGGGAGAACTGGCAGAAAAATATGTGTCCGCAGGGCCAAGCACAGATCACGAGTGCTTTACCTCCGAGGAAGCGCTTGGTAAAATCAAACTCGGAATGAAAATCTCAATTCGGGAAGGTTCGGCTGCCAAAAACTTCGAGGCACTCATTGGCCTTATCGATGAGTATCCGGAAATGATCATGTTATGCTCTGACGATAAGCATCCCGACAATCTGGCCATCAGTCATATCAATGAACTCGCCGCCCGAGCAATCGCCAAGGGAAAAGACGTGTTTGACGTGCTTAAAGCAGCTTGCCTCAATCCGATTGCCCACTATTCTTTACCGGTAGGTCAAGTCCTAGAAGGAGATCCTGCTGATTTTATTTTGGTAAAAGATTTGGAAAAGTTTGAAGTGCTCGCCACCTATGTAACGGGACAAAAAGTAGCCGAAAACGGAAAGACACTGATTCCCCGAATCAACAATGAGGTCATCAATAATTTCAACACCTCACTCAAAAGGCCAGAAGATTTTCAATTATCTGCATCTAGCACAAAAGTTCTAGTCATCGAAGCCTTGGACGGGCAACTGATTACGCCTGAGATCGAAGGGGAAATTTTGATCCGGGATGGCTTTGCGGAATCCAATCCGGAAAAAGACATTCTGAAAATCACCGTGGTCAACCGCTATCAGGACGCTCCTCCTGCTGGGGCCTTTATCAAAAACTTCGGGTTAAAAACCGGAGCCATCGCTTCCTCCGTGGGTCATGACTCTCATAATATCATTGCCGTGGGAATCGATGACGAGTCTATCTGCAGATCGGTGAATCTCCTGATCGAAGCAAAAGGCGGGATTTCGGCAGTTTCGGGAGAAAAAGAGGAAGTGCTCCCGCTACCCGTAGGAGGGATCATGTCTCCTGAAGACGGCTATCAGGTGGCTGAAGCCTATACCCGAATCGACCGAATGGCTAAGGAAATGGGCTCCACCCTGAATTCTCCCTTTATGACTCTGAGCTTTATGGCCTTGCTGGTAATTCCAGATTTGAAACTGAGTGATAAAGGATTGTTTGATGGAAAGAGGTTTGAGTTTGTCGAGGTATTTCAATAA